A window of the Dyadobacter pollutisoli genome harbors these coding sequences:
- a CDS encoding sensor histidine kinase produces the protein MMTSIKNFSKNEQISFGVYFLLTALTAAPVWLAIQAYLEALHTHLDEAAATAATFVFFAGVFLGRYFGLLWTANNKAVTNKLLVTLAVIMGLNFAWLFIHGDYPMENNRALGLLLYWLPFLLFSVSLGMLIKLARGVTQNQLREARTLAAHSESELHLLQSQLSPHFLFNTLNNMYGLSITQHEKVPALLLKLSELLRYSVYDANEIFVPLKDELTYIRNYIDFEQLRLGERLVLTTDLEEILDSSAKIAPMLLIVFIENAFKHSKNTAEHHIFITIAMKTWANYILFTVKNSHNRIVAEEKITDKHSGFGLANVRKRLSLLYVGEHELEIEDGETEYTVNLRLKIK, from the coding sequence ATGATGACCTCAATAAAGAATTTTTCCAAAAATGAGCAGATTTCGTTCGGGGTATATTTCCTTCTGACTGCCCTCACTGCGGCGCCGGTGTGGCTGGCGATACAGGCTTACCTGGAAGCATTGCATACCCATTTGGATGAGGCGGCTGCCACCGCCGCTACATTCGTTTTTTTTGCAGGCGTTTTTTTGGGCAGGTACTTTGGTTTGCTCTGGACTGCCAATAATAAAGCGGTTACCAATAAGCTGCTGGTCACGTTGGCGGTGATCATGGGTTTGAACTTTGCCTGGCTTTTCATTCATGGGGATTATCCGATGGAAAACAACCGAGCATTGGGTTTGCTGTTGTACTGGCTGCCGTTTTTATTGTTTAGCGTGTCACTCGGCATGCTTATCAAGCTGGCGCGGGGCGTCACGCAGAATCAGCTGCGCGAGGCACGGACATTGGCGGCGCACAGCGAAAGCGAGCTGCATCTTTTGCAGTCACAGCTAAGCCCTCATTTTTTGTTCAATACATTGAATAATATGTACGGGCTCTCTATCACGCAGCATGAAAAAGTGCCGGCATTGTTACTGAAACTTTCTGAACTACTACGGTATTCGGTGTATGATGCCAATGAAATTTTTGTGCCTTTGAAGGACGAACTGACTTACATTCGCAACTACATTGATTTTGAGCAGCTGAGGTTGGGAGAGCGGCTGGTACTGACGACGGATTTGGAAGAAATACTGGATTCTTCGGCCAAAATCGCTCCTATGCTCCTGATCGTGTTTATCGAAAATGCTTTCAAGCATTCCAAAAACACGGCAGAGCATCATATTTTCATTACTATTGCCATGAAAACCTGGGCGAACTACATTCTGTTTACAGTCAAAAATTCGCACAACAGAATTGTCGCCGAGGAGAAGATTACGGACAAACATAGCGGGTTTGGGCTCGCTAATGTGAGGAAAAGGCTTTCATTGCTGTACGTTGGTGAGCACGAACTTGAAATTGAGGATGGAGAGACAGA
- a CDS encoding outer membrane beta-barrel protein, whose amino-acid sequence MKTLLTAIFLLVTILAASAQTDENTISGAVRDTRNEVIPGATVKLLKAADSSMVQGEITDIDGKFRFKNVSPATYMISITAMGQKPFVSVSVTLDEAHPSITMPPVILLPAKDIELNEVTIKAKKPLIVQEIDRTVVNVESMISSATSNTLEILGKTPGVTVSTNGDISLNGKGGVMVLIDGRSTYMSGQDLAAYLKSLPGGVLDKIELIDNPPARYDAAGNAIIDIRLKKSRAGGLTGSVSFGASMGKYARNNDAVNLNYNRKKVNLFANLGYNHEKNYSLDAYDRRFYTIDSKPSSFVDLVNNQTSQNNGFNANFGMDFAATPKTTYGLIINLNGGKRKGTLDYESTNFNATHQSDALGSGSNRAQDRRDNKGFNLNMLHKFNTTGRELAVDANYLRYDSQGNQTIRNSTFDPKGAVTGREEFLYYIPSLINIYTAKADYTHPLKNKAKMEAGFKSSIVDNDIVFDHFNVNEGIQTIDNRRSNHFKYHENINAAYINGQKSWSRFGVQLGMRVENTEARGNQIGNDSVPGMRFFKSYTGLFPSAFLSYKLDKKGNNTLVLMAVRRINRPNYQLLNPFVVFKDQYSYGSGNPMVTPQYQNRIELKYQHKQFLNMGLSYNKFTDVIFQTTQAVGEIFTTRPENIANGYMVLLNTTVSVSPTKWWYTNTTLRLSRMKIQGPVYTEQLSFETNVARLELNNYFTMKNGWTAELGGYYASRDLNGQTVTSGMYRVNAAIQKKIWKGKGNISLSAEDIFHTWIYHNRSLSLRQSEYFQTSESDTQRVGLSLSYRFGKDTFARKRRHNNNASDDEKGRIDQ is encoded by the coding sequence ATGAAAACGTTACTTACTGCCATTTTTTTACTGGTTACCATACTTGCCGCATCCGCCCAAACCGACGAGAATACGATCTCAGGTGCTGTGAGAGACACCCGCAATGAAGTCATCCCGGGAGCCACCGTCAAACTACTGAAAGCCGCGGACTCGTCTATGGTGCAGGGAGAGATCACCGATATCGACGGCAAATTCCGGTTCAAAAACGTAAGTCCGGCAACTTATATGATCAGTATCACCGCTATGGGACAGAAGCCGTTTGTCAGTGTGTCTGTTACCTTAGACGAAGCGCATCCTTCCATTACGATGCCGCCCGTAATCCTGCTTCCCGCCAAGGACATTGAACTGAACGAGGTCACTATTAAAGCAAAAAAGCCGCTGATTGTGCAGGAAATAGACAGAACGGTTGTCAATGTGGAATCTATGATCAGCAGCGCCACGAGCAATACATTGGAAATATTGGGCAAAACTCCGGGTGTAACGGTGAGTACCAATGGCGATATCAGCCTGAACGGCAAAGGCGGCGTGATGGTGCTGATCGACGGCAGAAGTACCTATATGTCCGGTCAGGACCTGGCTGCTTACCTGAAATCCCTACCCGGCGGCGTACTCGATAAAATTGAACTGATCGACAACCCGCCGGCCCGGTACGACGCAGCAGGCAATGCGATTATTGACATTCGTTTGAAAAAAAGTCGTGCAGGCGGATTGACCGGCAGTGTTTCCTTTGGTGCGAGCATGGGCAAATATGCCCGGAACAATGATGCCGTTAACCTTAATTACAACCGTAAAAAAGTAAACCTTTTTGCCAATCTGGGATATAACCACGAGAAAAATTATAGCCTGGATGCCTACGACAGACGGTTTTACACCATTGATTCCAAGCCCTCTTCGTTTGTCGATCTTGTCAATAATCAGACGTCCCAAAACAATGGTTTTAATGCCAATTTCGGAATGGACTTTGCGGCAACGCCAAAAACAACCTATGGTTTGATCATCAATTTGAATGGTGGAAAAAGAAAGGGAACACTTGATTATGAGAGTACTAACTTCAACGCCACGCATCAGTCCGACGCACTCGGCAGCGGTAGCAACAGGGCACAGGACCGGAGAGATAACAAGGGTTTTAACCTGAACATGCTGCACAAGTTCAACACTACCGGCCGTGAACTGGCCGTGGATGCCAATTATCTTCGCTACGATTCACAAGGCAACCAAACGATCCGAAATTCAACATTCGATCCGAAAGGAGCAGTTACCGGCCGAGAAGAATTTTTATACTACATTCCTTCATTGATCAACATTTACACTGCCAAAGCTGACTACACGCATCCGCTCAAAAACAAAGCAAAAATGGAGGCTGGCTTCAAATCGAGCATTGTGGATAACGACATTGTATTTGATCATTTCAATGTAAACGAAGGCATTCAAACCATTGACAACCGCCGGTCCAATCATTTCAAATACCATGAAAACATTAATGCAGCTTACATCAACGGGCAAAAATCATGGAGCCGATTCGGGGTGCAGCTGGGTATGAGAGTTGAAAATACCGAAGCACGCGGCAATCAGATCGGAAACGATTCGGTACCGGGAATGCGGTTTTTCAAAAGTTACACCGGTCTGTTTCCAAGTGCTTTTTTGAGCTATAAATTGGACAAAAAAGGCAACAACACATTGGTACTGATGGCGGTAAGAAGAATAAACCGGCCTAATTACCAGCTGCTCAACCCATTTGTGGTTTTCAAAGATCAATACTCCTATGGTTCCGGCAACCCGATGGTGACGCCGCAGTATCAAAACCGGATCGAACTGAAATACCAGCACAAACAATTCCTGAACATGGGCCTGAGCTACAACAAGTTTACGGACGTGATTTTTCAGACTACCCAGGCCGTTGGCGAAATTTTCACAACCCGCCCCGAGAACATCGCCAATGGCTATATGGTGCTGCTGAACACGACCGTATCTGTTTCTCCGACCAAATGGTGGTATACCAACACAACTCTGAGACTTTCCAGAATGAAGATCCAGGGACCGGTTTATACCGAGCAGCTGAGCTTTGAAACCAACGTTGCCCGATTGGAATTGAACAATTATTTTACCATGAAAAATGGCTGGACCGCCGAGCTGGGAGGCTACTACGCGAGCCGCGACCTGAACGGGCAAACAGTAACATCGGGTATGTACCGCGTCAATGCGGCGATTCAGAAAAAAATATGGAAAGGTAAAGGTAACATCAGTCTGAGTGCCGAGGACATTTTTCACACCTGGATTTACCACAACAGATCGCTGAGTTTGAGACAATCGGAATACTTTCAAACCAGTGAATCCGATACGCAACGGGTAGGGCTGTCACTCTCCTACCGCTTTGGTAAAGACACATTTGCCAGAAAACGCAGACATAATAACAATGCCTCCGACGATGAAAAAGGAAGGATAGACCAGTAA
- a CDS encoding helix-turn-helix transcriptional regulator: MNIQTFKPSLALAPFIKKYLIIESGEELVNRVLPETSLVMAFRFRGNVSYLNDNAQNQLPVSVLSGLRKSGQLISYSKNAANVLVIFKETGAAAFFREPLHELHGISVSLDHFTGFRNISELEEQLAEANDHAQRMQLVEHFLQSKIAYSKPDALILAAVDRIRIANGVVRIKELADALFISQDAFEKRFRRIAGVSPKQFSYIVRMQSIVNGGLTKQTLADTAFQAGYFDQPHFNKDFKLFTGQTPSEFLKSPVQW; the protein is encoded by the coding sequence ATGAATATTCAGACCTTTAAGCCATCACTGGCGCTGGCCCCGTTCATCAAAAAGTACCTGATCATTGAATCCGGCGAAGAATTGGTGAACAGGGTGTTGCCGGAAACCTCGCTGGTGATGGCTTTTCGGTTCAGGGGTAATGTAAGTTATTTGAATGATAATGCACAAAATCAACTCCCTGTTTCAGTTTTGTCAGGTTTGAGAAAGTCCGGGCAACTGATCAGTTATTCTAAAAACGCGGCTAATGTTCTGGTTATATTTAAGGAAACCGGTGCGGCCGCATTTTTCAGGGAACCGCTCCACGAGTTGCACGGGATCAGCGTTTCGCTTGATCATTTTACCGGTTTCCGAAACATTTCCGAACTTGAAGAACAGCTGGCGGAAGCAAATGATCATGCTCAGAGAATGCAATTGGTCGAGCACTTTCTACAATCAAAAATCGCGTATTCCAAGCCCGACGCATTGATACTCGCTGCTGTGGATCGCATTCGCATTGCCAATGGGGTTGTCAGGATCAAAGAGTTAGCGGACGCGCTTTTTATCAGTCAGGATGCTTTTGAAAAACGTTTCAGGCGCATAGCGGGCGTTTCTCCCAAACAATTTTCCTATATCGTCAGAATGCAATCCATTGTAAACGGTGGACTTACAAAACAAACCCTGGCAGATACCGCATTTCAGGCAGGTTATTTCGACCAGCCTCATTTCAATAAAGACTTCAAATTATTTACCGGACAAACACCTTCCGAATTTCTGAAATCTCCGGTTCAGTGGTAA
- a CDS encoding antibiotic biosynthesis monooxygenase family protein: protein MKVNSAHNVQFIDKFNVPQNGKQEFLERVKINRNLIKTLPGFIEDTAYERADQQGNLVYITIAVWESEEAIKNAKEIVQAEYKKQGFNMAEMFMRLNITMDRGVYKKLD, encoded by the coding sequence ATGAAAGTTAACAGCGCGCATAACGTTCAGTTTATCGATAAATTCAATGTGCCGCAAAACGGGAAGCAGGAGTTTCTCGAACGTGTGAAGATTAACAGAAACCTGATCAAAACACTGCCGGGTTTTATTGAAGATACAGCCTACGAAAGAGCTGACCAACAAGGGAACCTGGTTTACATTACCATTGCCGTCTGGGAAAGTGAAGAGGCTATTAAAAATGCAAAAGAAATCGTGCAGGCTGAGTATAAAAAGCAAGGTTTTAACATGGCAGAGATGTTTATGAGGCTGAACATCACCATGGATCGGGGAGTTTATAAAAAGTTGGACTAA
- a CDS encoding YegP family protein, whose translation MGKFAVSTRANGEYQFNLKADNGQTILASEGYSTKASCENGIESVRKNAPDDGRYERLTSKNGKYYFSLKAGNGQVIGSSEMYESTAGRDNGIESVKKNAPDAKIDDQTA comes from the coding sequence ATGGGTAAATTTGCAGTGTCCACGAGGGCGAACGGTGAATACCAATTCAACCTGAAAGCTGATAATGGACAGACTATTTTGGCAAGCGAAGGATATTCCACCAAAGCCAGCTGTGAGAACGGAATTGAATCCGTCAGGAAAAACGCCCCGGATGATGGTCGCTACGAGCGGTTGACTTCTAAAAATGGTAAATACTACTTCTCCCTCAAAGCAGGGAATGGCCAGGTGATCGGAAGCAGCGAAATGTATGAAAGCACTGCTGGCCGGGACAATGGCATCGAATCGGTGAAGAAAAATGCCCCGGATGCCAAAATCGACGACCAAACGGCATAA
- a CDS encoding S41 family peptidase, whose amino-acid sequence MKSSIYTTIIALFLFFFHGHAQPAYEKRYPSDLLIKDLAFIKTSVEGLHPGYNRFGKKGEFDAACDSVRTILQKDDSLSLKAFFRLVNPMLVKIRCGHTKFFAPMKGFPFYFYTDHLLPVIVRFDDGGRLLVIKSINERFRGKFLEKINGKPVTEIVTELRKQMFTDGFVRSSADAQIEQYFSAWYADFVQEAEKFQLTFKDESGQETLSEADGISTETWQELNKNTSSLISRNRLEMKNDSVALLRIPGFYSNNGNKHFISFLDSSFTEIRKKNIQHLIVDVRDNEGGNDVLGKELFARMALKDFNYYDRIEVKAKTKKQVPNHEAAYFPKFIGLARFFIHKDAQGRLLFKKHKNLGAHHPRKDAYRGKVWFLTNGLSYSVTSEFLAVARSENRGIFVGAESGGTYEGDNSGTFVIFKLPATSLDLGVPVGGYYMAVKPGQEPGRGIIPDIKVLPTRQDLLENRDPAIPLVMGKIAGATYSISQ is encoded by the coding sequence ATGAAATCGTCAATCTACACCACCATTATTGCGCTGTTCTTGTTTTTCTTCCATGGCCATGCACAGCCTGCCTACGAAAAACGCTATCCGTCCGATCTGCTGATCAAGGATCTTGCCTTTATTAAAACATCTGTCGAAGGACTTCATCCCGGGTACAACCGGTTTGGGAAAAAGGGTGAGTTTGATGCGGCTTGTGATTCTGTTCGCACTATTTTACAAAAGGATGATTCGCTGTCATTGAAAGCATTTTTCAGACTTGTTAATCCGATGCTAGTGAAAATACGCTGCGGGCACACGAAGTTTTTTGCACCCATGAAAGGCTTCCCTTTTTACTTCTATACCGATCATCTGCTCCCTGTCATTGTACGGTTTGACGATGGTGGTCGCTTACTGGTAATCAAATCAATAAATGAACGTTTCCGCGGCAAATTTCTGGAAAAGATCAATGGAAAGCCGGTCACAGAAATAGTGACGGAATTGAGAAAGCAAATGTTCACTGACGGCTTCGTGAGATCATCGGCGGACGCGCAGATCGAGCAGTATTTCAGCGCCTGGTACGCCGACTTTGTTCAGGAAGCTGAGAAATTTCAACTAACCTTCAAAGATGAATCAGGGCAGGAGACATTGTCGGAAGCGGACGGAATTTCTACTGAAACTTGGCAGGAATTGAACAAAAATACGAGTTCACTGATCTCACGGAATCGGCTGGAAATGAAAAACGATTCAGTTGCATTATTGCGGATACCTGGTTTTTATTCCAATAATGGCAATAAACATTTTATTAGTTTTCTGGATTCGAGTTTTACGGAGATTCGGAAAAAGAATATTCAGCACCTGATCGTCGATGTGAGGGATAACGAAGGCGGAAATGATGTCCTTGGAAAAGAGCTGTTTGCCCGCATGGCATTGAAAGATTTCAATTATTATGACCGGATCGAAGTGAAGGCAAAGACCAAAAAACAAGTGCCAAATCATGAGGCGGCTTACTTTCCGAAATTCATTGGTCTGGCCAGGTTCTTCATTCATAAGGATGCACAGGGAAGGCTTTTGTTCAAAAAACATAAAAATCTGGGCGCACACCACCCACGGAAAGATGCCTACCGGGGTAAAGTCTGGTTTCTGACCAATGGTTTGAGCTACTCGGTAACCTCGGAATTTCTGGCCGTGGCCAGGAGTGAAAACCGTGGCATTTTTGTGGGTGCAGAGTCCGGCGGAACTTATGAAGGAGACAATAGCGGCACGTTTGTAATTTTCAAACTACCTGCGACTTCCCTGGATCTGGGCGTTCCAGTAGGAGGATACTATATGGCTGTCAAACCTGGTCAGGAGCCTGGCAGGGGTATTATCCCGGACATCAAAGTTTTACCAACTCGCCAGGACCTGCTGGAAAACCGCGATCCGGCTATCCCATTAGTTATGGGGAAAATAGCGGGGGCCACTTACTCGATTTCACAGTAG
- a CDS encoding helix-turn-helix domain-containing protein has protein sequence MIFALLLSGIIQGSFLIFLLYNKGSNRIPNRILSFFILLVVFHLFLICLDVKNLFVAYPHFSRLSWLLPVLYGPLILLLTQSIVEINFTFRRIHLLYAIPFLIYLLLLAPYFGSGTAAKVAYLSDPVAVVQADFGWMNHVTNYLHIGFTSAALWFFYRNLGERSQYFSDDARVNIRWLQEFLWLLLGLLVLALFTFYAKKYQLPLFSGIYPSHFVLVVVMVYWIAYKLLQEKVAFAPFQNDLIQKPEPLQEPTAAKYSKSGLNSEGSTMIAAQLRDLMAGEKPYLNPGLTIAELSDMMDVPKHQLSQAINAELGSNFFELINQYRLNEFKKQAVNPANSHLSILGIALECGFNSKATFNQVFKKSEGMTPSAYVKLHK, from the coding sequence TTGATTTTTGCACTTTTACTTTCCGGCATCATACAGGGGAGCTTTCTAATCTTCCTCCTCTACAACAAAGGATCTAACAGGATTCCTAACCGGATTCTGTCATTCTTCATCCTGCTGGTCGTTTTTCACCTTTTCCTGATCTGCCTGGACGTCAAAAATCTGTTTGTCGCATACCCTCATTTCAGCCGGCTATCGTGGCTTTTACCTGTACTGTACGGACCGCTGATATTGCTGCTAACCCAAAGTATCGTCGAAATTAATTTTACTTTCCGGCGCATCCATTTGCTCTACGCCATTCCATTTCTGATTTATCTGCTCTTGCTAGCGCCTTATTTTGGGTCGGGAACCGCCGCGAAAGTAGCCTACTTGTCCGACCCTGTGGCCGTGGTACAGGCGGATTTTGGCTGGATGAACCATGTGACCAATTACCTTCACATCGGTTTTACGTCAGCGGCATTGTGGTTTTTCTATCGAAATCTCGGAGAACGCTCCCAGTATTTTTCGGATGATGCGCGGGTCAATATCCGCTGGTTGCAGGAATTTTTGTGGCTGCTATTGGGGCTCCTGGTTCTTGCGCTTTTCACTTTTTATGCCAAAAAATATCAGTTACCCCTCTTTTCAGGCATTTACCCTTCACATTTCGTACTCGTAGTGGTGATGGTTTACTGGATCGCCTATAAGCTTTTGCAGGAGAAAGTGGCCTTTGCTCCATTCCAGAATGATTTGATCCAAAAACCTGAACCATTGCAGGAGCCAACCGCCGCTAAATATTCAAAAAGTGGGCTGAACAGCGAAGGCAGTACAATGATCGCCGCCCAATTGCGGGATCTCATGGCGGGCGAAAAACCCTACCTCAATCCCGGCCTCACCATCGCGGAACTCAGCGACATGATGGACGTCCCGAAGCATCAGCTTTCTCAGGCGATCAATGCAGAATTAGGCAGCAATTTCTTCGAGCTGATCAACCAGTACCGCCTAAATGAGTTTAAAAAACAAGCTGTCAACCCTGCCAACAGCCATTTATCCATTCTCGGCATTGCGCTGGAATGCGGCTTCAACTCCAAGGCAACATTTAACCAGGTTTTCAAAAAATCGGAAGGAATGACGCCTTCGGCTTACGTTAAGCTGCATAAGTAG
- a CDS encoding ATP-binding protein: MVVACIFLCNLVQAQDIQFTSFLATNEEQDSSYNISKPIALLYNQTHIIIGFIDIKDSLNARYAYRLDGFDKRWHENGKHTIVNYINLFGGDYTLQVKNLNYPERIASLPFHLDEAFWQRPWFVPMIAAYALLILGIILYFIRMYRLRNQIRLQKIRNEIAADLHDDVGTALSSITFLGEMARSRFEKKPEEIRPILERIMDESKEMMQTMRGVVWVINPQNDKAEDFFEKVKSFAESVLQSKKIELKFTTKDTGHWQMGLEIQRNLFLIFKESIVNAAKHSAATQVTMAVQKEKNHVWILISDNGKGFDDDSLNEGNGLRNLKNRAMQIGGDLQIVSKPGDGTQVKMVIPIA, translated from the coding sequence ATGGTTGTGGCCTGCATCTTTTTGTGCAACCTCGTACAGGCACAGGACATTCAGTTTACTTCCTTTCTGGCTACCAATGAAGAGCAGGATTCCAGCTATAACATTAGCAAGCCTATTGCACTTCTCTACAACCAGACGCACATTATCATCGGATTTATTGATATAAAAGATTCATTGAATGCACGTTATGCATATCGACTGGATGGTTTCGACAAACGCTGGCATGAAAACGGCAAACATACCATTGTCAATTATATCAATCTTTTCGGTGGGGATTATACATTACAAGTCAAAAACCTCAACTATCCCGAACGCATTGCCTCTCTGCCGTTTCACCTGGACGAAGCTTTCTGGCAAAGGCCGTGGTTTGTGCCCATGATCGCCGCCTATGCGCTGTTGATACTTGGGATCATTCTTTATTTTATCAGAATGTACCGCCTCCGCAACCAGATCCGCCTGCAAAAGATCCGGAATGAAATCGCTGCCGACCTGCACGACGATGTGGGTACGGCGTTGAGCAGCATTACTTTTTTGGGTGAAATGGCGCGGTCGCGATTTGAAAAAAAACCGGAAGAGATCCGCCCGATACTGGAACGGATCATGGACGAATCCAAGGAAATGATGCAGACGATGCGAGGCGTGGTGTGGGTCATTAACCCTCAGAATGATAAGGCGGAAGACTTCTTTGAGAAGGTCAAATCGTTCGCAGAGTCAGTCCTTCAAAGCAAAAAAATAGAGCTGAAGTTCACAACCAAAGACACCGGACACTGGCAAATGGGTCTGGAAATACAGCGAAACCTGTTCCTCATCTTCAAGGAAAGTATCGTCAATGCCGCCAAACATTCGGCCGCGACGCAGGTAACCATGGCCGTACAGAAGGAAAAAAATCACGTATGGATCCTTATCAGTGACAATGGGAAAGGATTTGACGATGACTCCTTGAATGAAGGAAACGGGCTGCGAAACCTCAAAAACAGGGCCATGCAGATCGGTGGTGACCTGCAAATTGTTTCAAAACCAGGCGATGGAACGCAGGTAAAAATGGTCATTCCCATCGCATGA
- a CDS encoding response regulator transcription factor: MIRVAIFDDNKTFTDNLSLLFDGSDDYLLSGVFSNALNVLQKVARAKPDVIIMDIKMPEVSGIEAVKTIKKEFPGLQILMQTVFEDEDKVFAAICAGASGYILKGTSPDQVLESIAEVYTGGSPMSPSIARKVLSFFQSVNQPEPEFYDLSKREKEILKCLVDGQSYKMIAETCFISINTVNSHIRKIYEKLHVNSSQEAVSKALRQKLV; encoded by the coding sequence ATGATCCGGGTAGCCATTTTTGACGATAATAAAACCTTTACCGATAACCTTTCGCTGCTGTTTGATGGCAGTGATGATTACCTGCTGAGCGGTGTTTTTTCCAATGCCCTCAACGTACTCCAAAAGGTTGCCCGCGCCAAGCCGGACGTGATTATCATGGACATTAAAATGCCGGAAGTATCAGGTATCGAAGCGGTTAAAACCATTAAAAAGGAATTTCCGGGCCTTCAAATATTAATGCAAACTGTATTTGAGGACGAAGACAAAGTTTTCGCGGCCATATGCGCCGGGGCGTCGGGCTACATTCTCAAAGGTACCTCGCCCGATCAGGTCCTGGAATCCATTGCGGAAGTCTACACCGGTGGCTCCCCCATGAGCCCCAGCATTGCGCGTAAGGTTTTGTCGTTTTTTCAGTCTGTGAACCAGCCTGAGCCGGAATTTTATGACCTTTCCAAACGTGAGAAGGAGATATTGAAATGCCTGGTCGACGGCCAGAGTTACAAAATGATCGCGGAGACCTGTTTCATCAGCATTAACACCGTCAATTCACACATTCGGAAAATCTACGAAAAGTTGCATGTCAATTCCTCTCAGGAAGCGGTTTCAAAGGCTTTGAGGCAAAAACTGGTTTGA
- a CDS encoding LysR family transcriptional regulator, whose product MVNLEWYRTFKAIYKTGTLTGAAEALFISQPGVSLHLGSLESYVGYKLFDRTGRRMIPTERGKVLFNSIIEPLTRLEDTEKNFQKSTEKHTPTISVGMCFETFQITLEQYISTLPFNVIIRFGEYREMLDQLDKGILDLIITPQKGTSPNIEHEAFSSETIVMVCGNEVDDTAFHELLKKKDKDAILAWLKEQKWYGTTSDMEHLFRFWQLNFNSNPDFRPNYIVPNINSIVRCLTGGNGLAVIPDFLCRKEVENGLIKVLWEGSPKLKNTLHFATRKRTQYGSEIALIKNLFRKVMVEE is encoded by the coding sequence ATGGTCAATCTGGAATGGTACCGCACTTTTAAGGCTATATATAAAACCGGGACGCTTACCGGCGCTGCCGAAGCACTTTTTATTTCTCAGCCGGGCGTTAGCCTGCATTTGGGCTCGCTCGAAAGTTATGTGGGTTACAAGCTGTTCGACCGCACAGGCCGTCGCATGATCCCGACCGAGCGGGGCAAGGTCTTGTTTAATTCCATTATCGAACCATTGACCCGGCTGGAAGACACAGAGAAGAACTTTCAGAAAAGCACTGAAAAACATACGCCCACGATCAGCGTAGGAATGTGTTTTGAAACCTTCCAGATCACGCTGGAACAGTACATTTCGACATTACCTTTCAATGTGATCATCCGTTTTGGGGAGTACCGGGAAATGCTCGATCAGCTTGATAAAGGCATTCTGGACCTGATCATCACGCCTCAAAAAGGCACATCACCGAATATTGAGCATGAGGCTTTTTCTTCGGAAACCATTGTAATGGTCTGCGGTAACGAGGTGGACGACACGGCTTTTCACGAATTGCTTAAAAAGAAAGACAAAGATGCGATCCTGGCCTGGCTGAAAGAGCAGAAATGGTATGGAACGACCAGCGACATGGAGCATTTGTTCCGGTTTTGGCAGCTCAATTTCAACAGTAACCCCGACTTCCGGCCTAATTACATTGTTCCAAACATCAATTCCATTGTGCGTTGCCTCACCGGCGGGAATGGCCTGGCGGTGATCCCCGATTTTCTTTGCCGCAAAGAAGTCGAAAACGGGCTGATCAAGGTGTTGTGGGAAGGTTCGCCCAAACTCAAAAACACATTGCACTTCGCCACCCGAAAGCGGACACAATATGGCAGCGAGATCGCGCTGATCAAGAATTTGTTTAGAAAAGTAATGGTGGAAGAATAG